The proteins below come from a single Iocasia fonsfrigidae genomic window:
- the dapG gene encoding aspartate kinase: MKRIVQKFGGTSLDTAAKRELVVGHIKKAIENGYKPAVVVSAMGRLGKPYATDTLIQMAENAYFELEPREKDLLMACGEIISTVIMVQTLCKAKIAAVALTGAQAGIITDDNYGESEIKIVNPERVLSIIKEDKIPVIAGFQGITTSGDITTFGRGGSDTTATVIAAAIAAEYVEIYTDVAGVMTADPNMVDNAKIIDQVSYNEVCELAYQGARVIHPRAAEIAMKEGIPIKVKSTFDKGAGTLIHNRALRGIKGDHPVTGVTSRDNIAFVRINPKKPAEYATGLLVFNILADHGISVDFINIRPDGLSFVIEASYKDKVNKLLLENNFQFKIGSDFVKVSVVGGGMTGRPGVLAKMVKSLSEKGIAIYQTTDSHTTISCLLKKTEEKKALNLLHDAFELNN, encoded by the coding sequence ATGAAAAGAATTGTTCAAAAATTCGGCGGTACATCACTGGATACTGCTGCCAAAAGGGAATTGGTTGTCGGCCATATAAAAAAAGCTATAGAAAATGGTTACAAACCAGCGGTGGTGGTTTCTGCTATGGGGAGATTAGGAAAACCGTATGCCACCGATACCCTTATTCAAATGGCAGAAAATGCTTATTTTGAGCTAGAACCCCGGGAAAAAGATTTATTGATGGCCTGTGGTGAAATAATTTCTACAGTAATAATGGTTCAGACATTGTGTAAGGCTAAAATAGCTGCTGTAGCACTTACTGGTGCACAGGCTGGAATAATTACTGATGATAATTATGGTGAATCAGAAATTAAAATAGTTAATCCTGAAAGGGTATTATCAATAATCAAAGAGGATAAAATTCCTGTAATAGCTGGTTTTCAAGGTATTACTACAAGTGGTGATATAACTACCTTTGGCAGGGGTGGAAGTGATACAACTGCCACTGTTATTGCTGCCGCAATTGCTGCTGAATATGTTGAAATATATACTGATGTTGCTGGTGTGATGACTGCTGATCCTAATATGGTTGATAATGCTAAAATTATTGATCAGGTTAGTTATAATGAGGTCTGTGAACTGGCTTACCAAGGGGCCAGGGTAATTCACCCGCGAGCGGCAGAAATTGCTATGAAAGAAGGAATTCCGATCAAAGTTAAATCAACCTTTGATAAGGGTGCAGGGACATTGATTCATAACCGTGCTTTACGAGGTATTAAAGGTGATCATCCGGTTACCGGAGTTACCAGCAGGGATAATATTGCTTTTGTCAGGATTAATCCTAAAAAACCTGCTGAATATGCTACAGGACTTTTGGTCTTTAATATACTGGCTGATCATGGTATTAGTGTTGATTTTATAAATATTAGACCAGACGGACTCTCTTTTGTGATTGAAGCTAGTTATAAAGATAAGGTTAATAAATTATTATTAGAAAATAATTTTCAGTTTAAAATAGGTAGTGATTTTGTTAAGGTATCAGTGGTTGGTGGAGGAATGACAGGTAGACCTGGAGTTCTGGCTAAAATGGTTAAATCTTTAAGTGAAAAGGGTATTGCCATATATCAAACAACAGACTCACACACAACCATTTCCTGCCTCTTGAAAAAGACAGAGGAGAAAAAGGCCTTAAATCTTTTACATGATGCTTTCGAATTGAACAATTAG
- a CDS encoding dipicolinate synthase subunit B gives MEINGKRIGFALTGSHCTLDKVIPVLEEFIENGAEVTPILSDAILNCDTRFGPASKWVNTVLDITEKPLINSIVKAEPIGPEELLDLLIIAPCTGNTMAKLANGIIDETVIMAAKAQLRNERPVLLAIATNDGLGLNAKNLGILLNTRNVFFVPFGQDNPVQKKNSLNARFDLVKDAAEYALEDKQIQPVLIEYRGL, from the coding sequence TTGGAGATTAATGGTAAAAGAATTGGTTTTGCACTAACCGGTTCTCACTGCACCCTGGATAAAGTTATTCCAGTTTTGGAAGAATTCATAGAAAATGGTGCAGAAGTAACACCTATATTATCAGATGCTATTTTAAATTGTGATACCAGGTTTGGTCCTGCTAGTAAATGGGTTAATACTGTTCTTGATATAACTGAAAAGCCTTTGATTAACTCTATTGTAAAGGCAGAACCAATTGGGCCAGAAGAACTGCTGGACCTTTTAATTATTGCGCCCTGTACAGGTAATACCATGGCTAAACTGGCTAATGGGATAATTGACGAAACAGTAATTATGGCTGCAAAAGCCCAGCTCAGGAATGAAAGACCTGTTTTGCTGGCTATTGCAACAAATGATGGTCTTGGATTAAACGCTAAAAACCTTGGAATATTACTAAATACCAGAAATGTCTTCTTTGTACCGTTTGGTCAGGATAATCCAGTACAAAAAAAGAATTCTTTAAATGCCAGGTTTGATTTAGTAAAAGATGCGGCAGAATATGCCCTTGAAGATAAACAAATACAGCCAGTTTTAATAGAATATAGGGGATTGTAA